In Urocitellus parryii isolate mUroPar1 chromosome 16, mUroPar1.hap1, whole genome shotgun sequence, the DNA window CCCATCTCTCCACCTGCTCCCGAGCTGGCCAATAAGAACCCCGGCGTTCTTTCGCACAGCCTCCGTACAGCCTCTGCGCTCCACCTCCGCGCGAGCCAGCCAATAGGAATCCGGTCCTGGCCCCGCCGAATCCCAGAGCTCCACCCCCAATCAAACCGGCCAATAGGAATCCCGGCGTGGGCTGGCTCAGCCCTTCGCTCCACCTGCGCCCCAGCCGGCCAATAGGAACCCCGGCCTGGTCCCCGCCTGACCGACCACGCGGGAGCGAGACAATGAAACTACATTTCCCGGCGCGCACGTTCACCCGTTGTGGCCAATCAGTGCCAGTAGTTCGTGAGGTGGGGGCGGAGCCAGGCTAATAGGCCACCCCATTGGCCCGGAGAGCTTAGAAGAGCCGGAACCCGGGAGCGAGAGAAGCGAAATGACATTTCCTCTTTAAAGAGCTGGAGCCGGGCCCAGCGCGCCATGGCCGCGTGCGCAGGTGGGCACCGCGGGGGCGCAGGATGGAGGGCGTGCGTAGGTGGTCGGGGCTGGTGACTGGGCGGGCCTGAGGCGGGGGAGGGCGTCGGGACCCACCAGCGGGGGAGCCTCTCGGGTAGCGCTGCAGCGCGGAGCCGGCTCTGCGGTCTCGGACCTCGCCGGTGCCGCCGCGCGTCCCGTGGCGGGCGCGGGCGCGATTTGGCGGAGGCCGCCGCGTCTGGCCGCAGGCCGGCCTCTCGGCCCTGCGGACCGGCGTGCGTGGTGCCGGGCTCGGAGCCGCGCCGAGAGCCCCGGGACGCGGGGCTGGCCGGAGCTTGCGTGGTCCTACGGCCAGTTTTCCTCCCTAGATCTAAGTAAGTCCCCGACGCCGAACGGGACCCCGTCTGCGGACGCCGCCGGCGACGCCGTGGACCCCTCCCACGCGTGCAGTGTCCTCAAGCAGCTCAGAGCCATGTACGAGGAGGCACAGCTGACGGACATCGTGGTGGAAGTGGACCATGGGAAGACCTTTTCCTGCCACCGGAACGTCCTCGCTGCCATCAGCCCCTACTTCAGGTATGAGGGCGCCGGACTCCTGCTGGTGTCCGCACCGACCCCTCCGTGAGACGACGGTGACGATTCTCACGAGACGGGACCGCGGGTCTCGTCCCTACCGGGCCCTGCTGCTCGCTTCAGGGGCTCCTCCAGCGCGCAGGTGGCTGTTTTAAAGTTGGTGGTTTGACATTCACGACCAGGGAATCTAGATTTGTGCTACTCAACATGGCAGCCACGAGCGACATGTCGCCGTTTGAACAAATCGTTTAAATTAAACCAGTTCCTCAAGTACACTAAACACAGTTTAAGTGCTTAGTAGCCACTTGCAGTGCTACTTAGTAGCTGCCGTATTGGGCAGCACAGATAAACAGCATTTGCATCGTTAAAAGTTTTCAGGGggactgggactgtagctcagtggcagacctcttgcctagcacgtgggaggcactgggttggagcctcagcactacataaacatacatacataaattaataaataaacgcatgctgtccatctacaactacaaattttttttttaattaagcagTGCTGATTTAGAATCTGTTCCAAAAAATTACtcatgatgcatttttttttagtatgtgtATCTCTTTTGGAGTTTAAAATCATAGAAACTTGTCCTTCACCAACAAATGACAAATGACCATTCAGTACATTGTCTTAAAACCATGGGGGTAAAAGCAGTAGAGTAAAAATGAATATAGTTTGTGTGTGTTATAGGCACCAAACTAGTGATTATTTCCAAGATTTTAGAAGCATTTTTATCACTTTAATTTAGGTTGGTTTATCATAAAACGTtgaaaagtaaacatttaaaacttGGGTTTGAAAAAGTGCTTCCTACTCTTAAAAAGAGATTCATGGAAAAGGTAGTTTCCTGCCTGTGGGTAACTTCTTTTGTTTCAGGTGCCCACATGCCCTTCAGTATTCAAAAGTGGTGCATGAATGACAGTAAAATCATCATGTCAAGCACACATTTTTAGTGTTCTTTTTCTGCTTACCTTTATAGGGCATACAGTAATGTAATGTTCCAGATTACTTTCTGGTTCCTCTTTCTCAGAATGCTTGGTTAAAAATAGTTACCTGGGTCTGATGCTTGTGATATAATCATTTAGACTTGCCTTGGGTAGGTAATTGGACTACCGAGTATTAATTATCACAAGACAGTTGGAAGGGAAAAAGATGAAACTCACATATGTGAAGTTTGGCTTGGCAATGGAAACTCCTGGTGAGATTGACTTGTCCACACTATTGAATAGACATGTGTTTAAATACGTGGCACTATTGCTCCTTGTCAAGCTCCAAGCTAAGCATACTTTACATGTGTTACTTTAGATCATCTTTATAATCCTCATTTCAGTGCagttgttattcccattttacatgtGGAGAAACTGAGGATCATAGAGTGATGCCTACATCATCTGAGTACAAAATAGCAGAGACTAGAATTGACTCCAGAGTCAGGCTTTTTACTTATTTCATGACCCTTAAGGAAGGAAAGTGGATAAAGTCCTcttcaaaatattctttcaaaaattttaattatattttaaatttgaatggtaaagtaaataaatgaaactcCAAAGGGAAAATGtctgttttatgaaattttatgctctagattatatttttaagtgtcaGATTTAATGAAAATTAGATTTGAGGGCCtagaaaaattactttaaaagaagTATGCTTGCAgtagattttcttaattttcatagtATGCCTAGAAAACTTTCTGAGCATAAGATATGTGCATTTAAATAAAGACGTGCGACTAGATAACCGGAGGGTCAGTTTCTTATCTCTTGCTAGAATTTTGGTACAGGAGTTTTTGATGTGGAATCTGGAAAGTCATACTTTCCAGTGTAACTGAGATGCTTTTTAAAGAGGTTCggatttgatttttgtatttcatttatgaATAACCTTGAATGAAGCCTTAAAGGAAGTCTGGCTTCACAGTGAAAGAATTAGAATAGCTGGAAACCTGCATGGCTGTTTGATAGTCCCGTCGTCTGGTTGTTAGAAGTGCTTTGCTGCTCCCAGTCGTGTGTGCAGGCGTGCTCCTACTGAATGTTTACCTGAAGAACCTGTTAGAACAGAGAACTAGTCAGGTGTCGCAGCCCCTGTGTGGGAGACCAGCCTGCTCAGGTCAGGACCCGCTCCCCTGTGGCGATGCTCACTTCCTTGGGGAGCCAGTCTCCACCTAACGACGGgctctagttttctttttaattggtgGCTGTATAGGTGAGTCTTTCAGCACCAGAATTGAAAACCAGCTCATGCATGGGAACATCTAGTTTTCAGTCATTGTGAAAAATCTTTTGATATTACACTTAAAATTTACATTATGGAAGTAAAAATAGAACTCAAAGATGATTAAGccagctgggctctgtgctgctTATCCTCCTTTCAAAATTAATTCCCCGTCTTCAGTGACGGCTTCAAAGTTGACTGGAAATCTTCCCATTTGAGGATGTTTTTCATATTctaacacttaaaataaaaatgaaaggattatCACCAAAGTTAGATTAATTTCTTCAGCAAACCTTCAGCATACTAGAACTTTAAATTGAAGGTAAATAGTATACAGATCTTTTTtcaaatggctttttaaagaggtttggatttgatttttgtatttcatttatgaATAACCTTGAATGAAGCcttaaaggaaagaaaggtaaTGAAGTTTGAAAATGATTTCTACTTCACAAGCCAGTTATTTAACTACTTAATGTTTTGACCAAGAAAGTCCATGAATGcaccaatattttaattttgagggaaaaaaattgtcaagtttgggattaaaaaacaaattaactcCAAAGAATTATTGTTGTGTCAAATGTTAAACTCTCTTTAGAAAAGGGCATTATATGAACCTTAATGTAATTTTTACTTATGTGTGGATATAAGTAGGTGAGACATGGTAATTCTAACTGAGATGAAGTATATCTTTTAAGGAAAGATCTTCACAATGTCAAAGGGTAAGTGAAGTCGTCTTTAAAAATCTTGTAGACATTAAGGGAACATTAGTTTCAGAAAGTGTGGGGAGAGAATATATGCTTTTGaacctctttgtttttttttttttgttttgttttttttaaagaaagagtgagagagagtgagaaagagggagagagagaactttgatatttatttttcagtatttggcggacacagcatctttgtctgtatgtggtgctgaggatcgaacccgggccgcacgcatgccaggccagcgcactaccacttgagccacatccccagcccctgttttttgttttttaagatgaaattttTAGAGATATATTTTGGGTACTAGTTGTGATGTCCAGTGGGACAGAAGCTTTATTAGACTGTCTGCCTGAGTCACTGTCTCATACTGATGCTCTTAAACCTTTTGGGGCAGGGCAATCTAAGATGTCAGGTTCATAAGGCAACTCAACTAGAAACCAAGGGGAGTCGGAACCTGAAATGGGCCAGGTCACATCTTGGTTTTGCTTGACTCAAAATATTCTCCATTTTTCATCATTGACTCTGTGAGGGAGAGACAGATGCCCTCtatcactgttattattattattattattattattattgtgctggggattgaacctagggcattgagtactctaccaactgagctgtatcccctgTCCCGCCTCCACCAGCTTTAATTCTTTTGTGGGCTCTTCAGCTGGGTCTGGAGTTAACACAACAACTAATTAACGAGGGGAAAGCATGGAAGTTTTCCTAATTTTCCCTGAACATGGGAATCTTCACATAAAGGTGAAGTCAAAGAAATGGCCAAAGCATgatgctttttttccttaaaggaaCAATAAGTTTGTGAGAGAATACAAGGTGGATGGCTGCCTGGATCAGGTTAATGAATCCTAGGGCGTTACTGAGCATTCTACAGGGTGGGAGAAGCTCCTCGAAGATAAGGGACACTTCAGAGCTTGTTTGTTCAGCTTGCTGCAGCCACAGTTGCCCAATTCCTCGGTGATCACGGCTGTTTTCCAGCCTTGGTATGTGAAGGAAATTCCTTCCCAAAGCATCTCCATGGCTGCTACATGTAGGGGAAAGTTAGGCAGTGACCGTTCCTACAGTTAACAGCTCCTCAAGTGACTTCAGCCTGAACACTCTGCAGTGTGGCATATTTTGAGATGGCACCAAGTGGACTATCTGAACAGTAGGTTTGGGAGATCAGCCAGACTAACTCCTAGTAGATGGTCAGTTTTTATCCCCATTTGGAATATAAGGGAATATATTCATTTAGTTTCAAAAGGTTATCTTTGTGATAactctatactttaaaaaatttgtcactgtaatttttatttgcataaaatacTAACCATTCTCTCCTTCTTAGATCCATGTTCACTAGTGGCCTTACAGAAAGTACCCAGAAAGAAATTCGAATAGTTGGTGTTGAAGCTGAATCAATGGATTTAGTACTGAATTATGCCTACACCTCCAGAGTTGTTCTGACAGAGGCCAACGTCCAAGCCTTGTTCACTGCCGCTAGCATCTTCCAGATCCCATCTATCCAGGACCAGTGTGCTCAGTACATGGTCAGTCATCTGGACCCACAGAATTCCATTGGGGTCTTTATCTTTGCTGATCATTATGGTCATCAGGAACTTGGAGACAGATCAAAAGAATATATTCGTAAAAAGTTTCTGTGTGTCACCAAAGAACAGGAGTTTCTGCAGCTGACAAAAGACCAGCTGATAAGCATTCTAGACAGCGACGACCTAAATGTGGACCGAGAAGAACATGTGTATGAAAGCATTGTGCGGTGGTTTGAACATGAACAGAATGAACGAGAATTGCACCTTCCAGAAATTTTTGCCAAATGCATACGTTTTCCTCTGATGGAAGATACCTTCATAGAGAAAATTCCACCTCAGTTTGCACAGGCCATCGCCACAGGCTGTGTGGAAAGGGCACCGTCCAACACAAATGGCTGCACTCAAAGGCTGGGGATGACTGCTTCTGAAATGATCATATGTTTCGATGCTGCCCACAAACACTCAATAAAGAAGCAAACAGTGCCTTGTCTGGATATTGCCACAGGAAGGGTGTTTAAGCTATGCAAACCACCGAATGACCTGAGAGAAGTTGGGATTCTGGTATCGCCAGATAATGACATTTACATTGCAGGAGGGTACAGGCCAAGCAGCAGTGAGGTCTCCATTGACCACAAGGCAGAAAACGATTTCTGGATGTATGACCATTCCACCAACAGATGGCTGTCCAAACCATCCTTGCTTCGAGCCAGAATAGGCTGCAGACTGGTGTACTGCTGTGGTAAAATGTATGCCATTGGAGGTCGCGTTTACGAGGGTGACGGGCGTAACTCCCTGAAGTCCGTGGAATGCTATGACAGCAGAGAGAACTGTTGGAGGACTGTGTGTGCAATGCCTGTCGCCATGGAGTTCCACAGTGCCGTGGAGTATAGAGAGAAGATCTATGTCTTACAGGGTAGGTGACCACGGGCCTTCATGCCCCAATGCAGGGTAGCACATGCGTGCCCTCCTTGTGCCTGACGGTTCCTGGTGGTCGAGGCTTCTCTGCCTTCCTCATCATGAACCATTAGAACAGTCTGTTCTGTGGAGAACCTTTAAGGAAAGTAAACTTTTGaaccaaaaagtttaaaatgcttaaaagtatttttccatTACTACATTGATCCTCCAAGTTTTTTGCCCGTGTTATCATATAGAATAAGTACTCTCGAAGTCTTCGGTAATAAACAGTGCAGAGTTTTGGAAGGACTATTTCAGAGTAGTTTTAAGATTTTGAACAATAATGTCAATATGTggcaatttttattctttaataatatgAATGACCAAGAGATGTAACAACTACTGTTTTATGGAACTTTTTGGattggtttaaaagaaaaaaggacaaagctttaactatagtTATGTTCTCAGTTACCAGAGGGTTTTGCATACACCTTATCATTGCCAGAGTTATGAAAATTGATTGCAAAGAGGTTGAAATTATAGCTTTCAGGTTTTAATTCCACTGTGTTGCCTTTCATGACAGGTTGTTTTCAATTTCCTTGCTCTGAAAAACTTTCAGATGTCACCTTTTTCTTACTGTTGCTACTATTGGAGtgacttgtgttttgttttgaggacCGGTGCTAAGTA includes these proteins:
- the Kbtbd8 gene encoding kelch repeat and BTB domain-containing protein 8, which codes for MAACADLSKSPTPNGTPSADAAGDAVDPSHACSVLKQLRAMYEEAQLTDIVVEVDHGKTFSCHRNVLAAISPYFRSMFTSGLTESTQKEIRIVGVEAESMDLVLNYAYTSRVVLTEANVQALFTAASIFQIPSIQDQCAQYMVSHLDPQNSIGVFIFADHYGHQELGDRSKEYIRKKFLCVTKEQEFLQLTKDQLISILDSDDLNVDREEHVYESIVRWFEHEQNERELHLPEIFAKCIRFPLMEDTFIEKIPPQFAQAIATGCVERAPSNTNGCTQRLGMTASEMIICFDAAHKHSIKKQTVPCLDIATGRVFKLCKPPNDLREVGILVSPDNDIYIAGGYRPSSSEVSIDHKAENDFWMYDHSTNRWLSKPSLLRARIGCRLVYCCGKMYAIGGRVYEGDGRNSLKSVECYDSRENCWRTVCAMPVAMEFHSAVEYREKIYVLQGEFFLFYEPQKDYWGFLTPMTVPRIQGLAAVYEDSIYYVAGTSGNHQRMFTVEAYNIELNKWTRKKDFPCDQSINPYLKLVLFQNKLHLFVRATQVTVEEHVFRTSRKNSLYQYDEAADQWVKVYETPDRLWDLGRHFECAVAKLYPQCLQKVL